The Borrelia sp. HM sequence GGTAAAACCCCAAGATCAAATCCTGCAACTTATGTTGGGTTTTTTACAGAAATTCGCGAACTGTTTTCTAGGCTTCCAGAATCTAGAGCAAGGGGATTTAAGGCCGGTAGATTTTCTTTTAATGTTAAAGGTGGGCGTTGTGAAAAATGTCAGGGGGATGGGCATTTAAATATTCAAATGCATTTTTTACCTGATATTTTTGTTCCTTGTGATTTGTGTAAGGGTAAAAAATTTAATGAGGAAACCTTAGAAATTAGATATAAAGGAAAAAATATTTATGATGTTTTAAAAATGAGTGTTATTGAGGCGAAAAATTTTTTTGAAAATATCCCAAAGATTAATCATTATTTAAATATTTTAGAAAAGGTGGGTCTTGGATATATTCAATTGGGGCAATCATCAATAACTCTTTCAGGAGGAGAGGCTCAACGGATCAAGTTGGCTTTTGAGCTTGGAAAAAAAAGTACAGGTAAAACTTTTTATATTATTGATGAACCAACAACAGGTTTACATTTTGATGATATAAATAGATTGTTGAAGGTATTGCAATTGCTTGTTCAACGTGGAAACACTGTGGTTTTGATAGAACATAATTTAGATGTGATTAAGCAGGCAGATTATATAATAGATTTAGGTCCTGAAGGTGGAGTGTCTGGAGGAAATATTGTTGTGTCTGGAACTCCTGAAGAGGTTTCAAAATGCAAAAGTTCCTATACAGGAATGTTCTTAAAAAATCTTTTGTAATATTATTTTTAATAAATATTTCTAATTATTCTGTTTTATTTGCTCAGAATGTCGATAATAAAAAGAGTTTGGATGATAGAAAAAATCTGACTTTGTTGCAAAAAGCCAATTTAAAAGAGCTTGAACTATCTAGTGATGAAGATTTGAGAAAATGGGCCTTAAAAGAAGGTATTCAAGAAAAAGATGTTTCTAAAATAAAAGCTTTACTATTGGAAAAATTTGGTATATCTCCTAATCTTTTTTCAAAAGATAAAAAAGATTTAGGCAGATATAAAATAATTATTGAAAGTACAGATAATCTTGAAAATTTTACTTATGAACTTACTGAAGACGAAAATATCATATTGAAAGGAAGAGTTAGGATTATTATTGAAGACATTAAAGAGAATAAAAAGCACAGTATTAAGGGTGATAAAATTCTTTTTAATAAGAAGACCAAGAAGCTTTTCTCTAGTGGTAATGTTGACTATAGTCTTGATTTAAATGTAAATGATAAGTTATATTTTTACGGCAGTGAATTATTTGTAGATTTTGATTCTCAGAATTTTCTTCTTAAAAATGGGATTGTTCAGAAGAAAATGCATAAGAATTTAATGGATCATATTGTTTCATTTGGTGGAAAAGTTTTAAAACGATTAGATAATGAGGTAAATATACTAGAAAGTGCTTTTATTACAACTAGTAAAGTTTTAGAACCTTATTATTCTATTAAAGCTTCTAAAATGTGGATTTTGCCATCTGGGGATTTGGGTTTTCTTAATGCCGTTTTTTATGTTGGCAAAGTACCTATATTTTACATTCCATTTTTTTTTAAGCCAGGTGATAGTTTATTCTTTAATCCATCTTTAGGATATTCCTCAAAAAAGGGTCTTACGCTTTTTAATACTGTGTATTTATTTGGAAAAAAATCTCTTGATCTTAATGAGCTTTCTTTTTTAGATTTTGATTTGAATGCAATATATAGTTCAGATAAAGAGCCTTATATTCGAAATGGTTACTTAACTTATTTCTTTGCAGAAGATGTTGTTTCTAAACTTAATAAAGACTATGTTAAATTTATTTTTGATATTTATTCTAATTTAGGATTTTATGTAGGTTTTGATTTTGATTTAGGCAATACTTTAAATTTTTTTAAAACTTTTGAAGGTAGTTTTGGAATAGGTTTAACAAGAACTCTATATCAAAATAGTTTATCTAATGTTTATAGGCCTTTTGAAAATAACAGCATTGAATATTCTCTTTTTAGTTTTGATAATATAAATAAGGGTGACATATTTGGATTTGAGGTGCCTTTTAGATATTTACTCAAATCTAAATCAGAATTTTTGATTCATGATGCTCTTTTTTCAGTTATTTTTGAACATTATTCAGATCCCTATGTCATTATTGATTTTAAAGATAGACTAGAGAGTGCTACATTTTTTTCTCTTTTGAGTCCTGCAAAAGAATTGTCAGAAACAAAACATTTTATAAATACATTCGATTGGAATTTGTCTTCTTTTTATAATCGAACTTTTAGTAATAATACTCTTATTGATTATAGATTAAATAATTTTGGCTTTACCTTTAAGTTGTCAGATTATGAAAATACCCTTGGCAAATTTCCTAAAAAAAATAAGGACCCAACTAGTAGATGGTTTTATTTAGAAAGAGTGTATGTTCCTTACATTGATTTAAACTTTCAAAAAGATCTTTATAATAGTAGTTGGACTTCTTCTTTTGACGATAATAAGGATAAAGAGATAATTATGGCTCCTAAAGTCGAAAATGTTAAACGTGATATTGTAAAGGAGGATGACAAAGATAAGGAGAATGTCAAAAAATTTAAAGAAGAAAAAGATACCGATCAGAATTTGTATTTATCTCCTGAGCCAATTGTATCTAATGATTTTGGAAAGCAAGATACTTTTTATTTGAGATTTGGAATTAATCCTTATTTGAAAAATAATATATTTTTTGATACCTCGAAGAGGTCCCCCCAGGATTTTAACTATAATGTAAAATCCTATTTATTTGATATTAAAAATAAAATGGATTTAAAATTTTATGCTGATTTTTATGATAAACTTGTTACTTTTGAAGATATTTTATACTTCAATACTATTGAATATAATCCTTTAGACAAAGATTATCATTTAATCGATAAAGATAAGAAGAGCGAATATTCAGTTATTAATAAGATTAGTTTAGATTTATTGCCCTTTATTATGTATCCTGCTTTTTCTAGGAGCAGTATTAAGTATGAAAACAAAGTGACACTTTATTCGTTTGATAAAAAGTATGATCAAAATTCTAAAATTTTAGATGGAAAGAGCAGTACTATTTTTTGGCAGAGTCCTGAAACTTTTTATCAAGAGCTTAGTATTGCCTTAAGTTATGATTATAGGTTTTTGACAACTAATCTTTCAGGAGTGCTGAAAAATACCTTTGAAAATATATATTTTTCTTCTGATTTTAAAGTCACTTTGGAGTTTCCTTATTTATTGCAAGAGGTAGGTCTTGGGATTAAATATGATAAAAAATTTAATGAAGAAAAGAATAAATTTTCTCTTAATAAAATGACTGTTAATTTGTCCTCTTTAAATTCAATTTCTACTGATAAAAATTTTAAGATGAATCCTGCCTTATATTATAAGATAGAACCAGGATATTTAGATTATTTAAAACTTGCTTTTTTAGTTGCTTATGATCCTTTAATTAATAGGATATCTGAACTTTCTTTTAAATTTAATTCTTATGATTTTGAATTTATATTTGCAATGAAAGATGATTTTGAGTATAAGTATGATAAATTGATTGGTGATTTTATAAAAGTAGGCAATACAACCAAGTTTATTCCATATTCTGTATCTACTAAGTATGAAAAAGATTTATATACGTTTAAATTTTTAGATGAAAGGTTTTCATTTGGGATAGGGACAGATGTTGGATGGAAAATGAATTTACAGAAATTTATAGATAATGAACTTTGGGCTGAGTTTATTATCAATTTTAAGTATGCTAAGTTTTTTGAATTGAATTTTTCTACTCGTTCTATTAATACAAAAACTTTTAGATACTTTAGTGGATATATGAATCAGGTTGGTCTTGAGACAATTAATATTTTTATGGACCTGTTTAAATCATTTAATTTCTTTAATGTTCAAGATAGAAAGGAATCATTGTTTAAAATTAAAAAAATTACTACAGGTTTTAAATTTAATTTTTATGATTGGCAATTTAGTGGAGAGTATAGTTTAAATCCAGATATTTTAAAAGATGCGAATGGTCAATATTCTTCTATTTGGAGGAACAATTTTTCAATTTATATTTCCTGGAACTTTTTTGAACCTGTTAATTCCTCATTTGAAAATAATTCAAATACCAATTATGAACTTTTAATTAATCAAAAATCTAAGAAATAATTTTGGTGTGATTTTTTGTTGCGGTAAAAATTTGTTGTGGTAAAAAAAATTTGGATATGATTTTAAGCTTAGATATAGTTTTAATGTGTTTAAAAATTCACTTTTTTTAATTTATTTAAAAAGAGGAGTTTTTATTTTAGAGGAAAACTGTTTAGGTAGAATATAAAGATGAAAAATTGATAGAATGAAAGATTTTAAATGGACAAAATTTGTTAATATTGAAAATATGATTAACTTTTGATATCCAAAGGAGTTAAAATTAAGCATGAAAAAATATTATGCATGTATATTAAAAAATAACAATGAAAAAATTATCTTTACATCTTGGGAGGAATGTAAAAATAAAATTAAAGGACAAGCAAACAAAATTAAAAGCTTTCAAACAAGAGGGGAAGCCGAGGATTGGTTATTAAGAGATGGAAAAACTACTTATATCTATCCAGCAGGAATATACTTTGATTCTGGAACCGGAAGAGGTAAAGGTATAGAAATTAGGGTTGTCAATGAAAAAGGGATGCCGATGCTTAATAAGATCATAGATCAAAGCTTAATCAATGATTACAATAATCATTATATCAAAAAGTTCGATGGAATTAGCAATAATTATGGTGAACTCTTCGGGCTATATGTTGCATTAAAAATATCATTAAAAGATGATGTAAAAAATATATTCGGAGATAGCAAACTAGTAATTGATTATTGGTCTAAGGGATTTTACAATAAAAACTTAAATAAAAATACTATCAAATTAATTGAAAATGTAATTAAATTAAGAAATATATTTGAAGAAAAAGGAGGGAAGGTCTTGTTAATATCAGGAAATAATAATATTGCGGATCTTGGCTTCCATAAAAGATAACTTATCAAAAAAACAAGTAATACACTTTTTATACTTCTTTCTATAACTAAAATATCAAAAATATTTATACTTTGCAATTAATTTGACAATGCATATAATTTGTGATGCTCAATAAATCAATAACTATTTAATATTTAACTAAAGACATAACAAAATATAATGACTTGATATATTGAGAAATTAAGTTCTATAAATTTTCATAATAGTTAATATCTATTTATTTTTTATAATTTTTAATTATATTTAGTTTATACTTTTTTATATTTATATTTTATAATAAATTAAGATTTTTTAATTTTTTTTATAAAATAGGAGTTTCTTATGCTATATTCAAAACCAATAAATGTATTTTCAGAGATAGGTCATTTAAAAAAAGTGTTGCTACATAGGCCAGGAGAAGAATTGGAAAACCTGACTCCTCCAATAATGAATAGATTGTTATTCGATGATATTCCTTATCTTGAGGTTGCAAAGCAAGAACACGATGTTTTTGCTAGTATTTTAGAAAATAGTGGAGTAGAAGTTATTTATATTACAGATTTAATTAGCGAAATTATGTCTAAGTATGATGATATAAAAGAACAATTTATATCTCAATTTATTTTTGAAGCGGGGATTAAAACTGAAGATAGGATTAAATCTTTGAAAGATTATTTTTATAATATGTCTATTAAAGATATGATTTCAAAGATGATAGCAGGGGTTACAAATAATGATCTTAAGAATTATAAGTCTGATTCTCTTAATTCTTTAGTGAATAGTAAATGCCCTTTAATTATTGAGCCTATGCCTAATATGCTCTTTACAAGAGATCCTTTTGCAAGTATTGGTAATGGTGTATCAATAAGTAGAATGAGCTCTAAAACAAGGCAAAGAGAGACAATATTTGCCGAATATATCTTTAAATATCATCCTGTTTATAGAGAAAATGTTCCTGTATGGTATACTAGAGATGAAGATACTTCATTAGAAGGTGGAGATGAGTTGATTTTGAGTCAGGATATTTTGGCTATTGGTGTTTCTGAAAGAACCGAAGCTGAGTCTGTTGAAAAAGTAGCTCGCAATATTTTTGAACAAAAAGCGTCTTTTAGTACTATTTTAGCTTTCCAAATTCCACAAAGTAGGGCTTATATGCATTTAGATACAGTTTTTACTCAAATAAGTTGTAATACTTTTACAAGTTTTTCAAGTGATGATATGAGATTTACAATTTATGCTTTGAGTTATGATTTAAATTCTGGAAGTATTAAAGTTAAAATTGAAAATGCTAAATTGGAGGATATTTTAGGATTCTATCTTGGATGTAAGGTTAATATGATAAAGTGTGCAGGAGGAGATTTGATACATGGAGCAAGAGAACAGTGGAATGATGGTGCTAACACTTTAGCAATATCACCTGGGGAAGTAATAGTTTATGATAGAAATCATGTAACTAATAAATTACTTGAAGAATTTGGAATTAAAGTTCATAGGATGCCTTCTAGCGAGCTTTCAAGAGGAAGAGGCGGTCCAAGGTGTATGGCAATGCCTTTAATAAGAGAGGATTTTTTTTAATTTTTAATGGGAGAAATATTTATGTGTAATTTACAAAATAGAGATTTTTTAAGGCTTTTAGATTTTAGTCAAAAAGATATTCGTTATTTACTTGATTTATCTCATCAATTAAAGAAGTCTAAATATTTAGGAATTGAAGAGCAAAAACTTAAGAGGAAAAATATAGTTATAATTTTTGAGAAGGATTCAACAAGAACAAGGTGTGCATTTGAAGTAGCTGCTTATGATCAAGGAGCTAATGTTACTTATTTAGGACCAACGGGTAATCAAATAGGCAATAAAGAATCTATAATTGATACTGCAAGAGTGCTAGAAAGAATGTATGATGCTATTGAATTTAGAGGGTTTTCTCAAAAAGCAGTTGAGGATTTGGCTCGATATTCTAATGTTCCAGTTTATAATGGATTAACAGATATTGCGCATCCAACACAAGTACTTGCTGATTTGATGACTATTGAAGAACATAAAGGTTGTTTAAATAATTTAAAGCTGGTTTTTTGTGGTGATGGCAGAAATAATATTGCTAATTCTTTAATGGAAGGATGTGCTATTATGGGAATGGATTTTAGAATATTTGCACCAAAGGAACTATTTCCAGATTCAGAATTAGTAGAAAAGACAAAATTGATAGCAAGTGAGAGTGGCGGTAGTATTGTTATTTCTAATTCTATTGAAGAAACAGTTAGAGATGCCGATATTGTTTATACTGATGTTTGGGTATCTATGGGAGAAACTAATTGGAATGAAAAAATAAAACTCTTAATGCCGTATCAAGTCAATCGTAAATTAATGAAATTAGTAAAAGAAGATGCAATATTTATGCATTGTTTACCAGCTTTTCATGATTTAAATACAGTAATTGGTAAGGAAATATTTAATAAGTATGGACTTGAAGGTATTGAGGTTACAGATGATGTTTTTAAAAGCGATCGTTCTGTTGTATTTGATGAATCTGAAAATAGATTACATACTATTAAGGCTATAATGGTTAGTACTTTGAGATAATTGTTTTTTTAAGATTAGATTAAAAAAAATAAAAAATATATTAGGAGAGACAAAATGATGCAAAAAAATAGAATGCCAAGTAGTTTTACGATAATATTTTTTTTGATAGTAGTTATGACTATATTAACTTATGTAATTCCTGCTGGTGAATTTTATAAGGAGACGAGAGAAGTAAATGGAAATTTACGAGAAATTGTTGTAGCTGGGACTTATCATACAGTAGAAAGGGTACCTAGGGGATTTTTAGATGCTATTTTTACTATTTTAACTGCAATGTCTAAAGGAATGGAACATGCTGTTGAGGTTATTGTGTTTGTTTTGATTGTTGGAGGAGCTTATGGAGTGATTTTAAGAACAGGAGCCATTGATGCAGGAATAAACTCATTAGTTAATAAGGTGGGAAATAAAGATAAAATTCTTGTACCATTGATGATGTTTATCTTTTCTATAGGAGGAACTGTTGTAGGGATGTATGAAGAAACGATTCCATTTTATCTTATTATTATTCCATTAATACTAGCTTTAGGTTATGATACGATTGTAGCTGTTTCAATTATTGGTTTAGGGGCTGGCATAGGAACTATGGCCTCTACTATTAATCCATTTTCTACTGGTATAGCATCATCCATAGCTGGTATAGACATAAAAGAGGGTTTTTATTTTCGTATTATTTTATATATAGTTTCTGTGTCTGTGGCTATACTGTATGTATTAGTATATGCGAGTAAAATAAAGAGTGAGCCTAATAGATCTATAGTGTATGCGCAAAAAGAAGAACATTATGATCTCTTTGTCAAAGATGGTAGAGAAGGGACTTGCATGCCTGAATTTACATTTAGAAGAAAGATGGTATTGGTATTGTATGGAATTATGATCCTATTTTTGATGTATAGTATTATGGAGCTTAAGTGGGGCATGAAAGAGATGGCAATGTTATATCTTGGTACGGCAATTTTGTCTACATTTATATGTAAGATTAGTGAATTACAAATGTGGGAATCGTTTGTGGAAGGAACTAAAGATATGATAACAGCGGCGCTTATTATAGGCATGGCTAGAGGTGTGATGATAGTAGCTGATGAAGGGATGATTACAGGAACTATGTTGGATGCAGCATCAAGATTTTTATATGGATTACCTAAAGGAATGTTTGTAGTGCTAAATCAGTTTGTGCAAATGTGTATAGGCTTTGT is a genomic window containing:
- a CDS encoding LPS-assembly protein LptD is translated as MQKFLYRNVLKKSFVILFLINISNYSVLFAQNVDNKKSLDDRKNLTLLQKANLKELELSSDEDLRKWALKEGIQEKDVSKIKALLLEKFGISPNLFSKDKKDLGRYKIIIESTDNLENFTYELTEDENIILKGRVRIIIEDIKENKKHSIKGDKILFNKKTKKLFSSGNVDYSLDLNVNDKLYFYGSELFVDFDSQNFLLKNGIVQKKMHKNLMDHIVSFGGKVLKRLDNEVNILESAFITTSKVLEPYYSIKASKMWILPSGDLGFLNAVFYVGKVPIFYIPFFFKPGDSLFFNPSLGYSSKKGLTLFNTVYLFGKKSLDLNELSFLDFDLNAIYSSDKEPYIRNGYLTYFFAEDVVSKLNKDYVKFIFDIYSNLGFYVGFDFDLGNTLNFFKTFEGSFGIGLTRTLYQNSLSNVYRPFENNSIEYSLFSFDNINKGDIFGFEVPFRYLLKSKSEFLIHDALFSVIFEHYSDPYVIIDFKDRLESATFFSLLSPAKELSETKHFINTFDWNLSSFYNRTFSNNTLIDYRLNNFGFTFKLSDYENTLGKFPKKNKDPTSRWFYLERVYVPYIDLNFQKDLYNSSWTSSFDDNKDKEIIMAPKVENVKRDIVKEDDKDKENVKKFKEEKDTDQNLYLSPEPIVSNDFGKQDTFYLRFGINPYLKNNIFFDTSKRSPQDFNYNVKSYLFDIKNKMDLKFYADFYDKLVTFEDILYFNTIEYNPLDKDYHLIDKDKKSEYSVINKISLDLLPFIMYPAFSRSSIKYENKVTLYSFDKKYDQNSKILDGKSSTIFWQSPETFYQELSIALSYDYRFLTTNLSGVLKNTFENIYFSSDFKVTLEFPYLLQEVGLGIKYDKKFNEEKNKFSLNKMTVNLSSLNSISTDKNFKMNPALYYKIEPGYLDYLKLAFLVAYDPLINRISELSFKFNSYDFEFIFAMKDDFEYKYDKLIGDFIKVGNTTKFIPYSVSTKYEKDLYTFKFLDERFSFGIGTDVGWKMNLQKFIDNELWAEFIINFKYAKFFELNFSTRSINTKTFRYFSGYMNQVGLETINIFMDLFKSFNFFNVQDRKESLFKIKKITTGFKFNFYDWQFSGEYSLNPDILKDANGQYSSIWRNNFSIYISWNFFEPVNSSFENNSNTNYELLINQKSKK
- a CDS encoding ribonuclease H family protein gives rise to the protein MKKYYACILKNNNEKIIFTSWEECKNKIKGQANKIKSFQTRGEAEDWLLRDGKTTYIYPAGIYFDSGTGRGKGIEIRVVNEKGMPMLNKIIDQSLINDYNNHYIKKFDGISNNYGELFGLYVALKISLKDDVKNIFGDSKLVIDYWSKGFYNKNLNKNTIKLIENVIKLRNIFEEKGGKVLLISGNNNIADLGFHKR
- the arcA gene encoding arginine deiminase; the encoded protein is MLYSKPINVFSEIGHLKKVLLHRPGEELENLTPPIMNRLLFDDIPYLEVAKQEHDVFASILENSGVEVIYITDLISEIMSKYDDIKEQFISQFIFEAGIKTEDRIKSLKDYFYNMSIKDMISKMIAGVTNNDLKNYKSDSLNSLVNSKCPLIIEPMPNMLFTRDPFASIGNGVSISRMSSKTRQRETIFAEYIFKYHPVYRENVPVWYTRDEDTSLEGGDELILSQDILAIGVSERTEAESVEKVARNIFEQKASFSTILAFQIPQSRAYMHLDTVFTQISCNTFTSFSSDDMRFTIYALSYDLNSGSIKVKIENAKLEDILGFYLGCKVNMIKCAGGDLIHGAREQWNDGANTLAISPGEVIVYDRNHVTNKLLEEFGIKVHRMPSSELSRGRGGPRCMAMPLIREDFF
- the argF gene encoding ornithine carbamoyltransferase — translated: MCNLQNRDFLRLLDFSQKDIRYLLDLSHQLKKSKYLGIEEQKLKRKNIVIIFEKDSTRTRCAFEVAAYDQGANVTYLGPTGNQIGNKESIIDTARVLERMYDAIEFRGFSQKAVEDLARYSNVPVYNGLTDIAHPTQVLADLMTIEEHKGCLNNLKLVFCGDGRNNIANSLMEGCAIMGMDFRIFAPKELFPDSELVEKTKLIASESGGSIVISNSIEETVRDADIVYTDVWVSMGETNWNEKIKLLMPYQVNRKLMKLVKEDAIFMHCLPAFHDLNTVIGKEIFNKYGLEGIEVTDDVFKSDRSVVFDESENRLHTIKAIMVSTLR
- a CDS encoding YfcC family protein → MMQKNRMPSSFTIIFFLIVVMTILTYVIPAGEFYKETREVNGNLREIVVAGTYHTVERVPRGFLDAIFTILTAMSKGMEHAVEVIVFVLIVGGAYGVILRTGAIDAGINSLVNKVGNKDKILVPLMMFIFSIGGTVVGMYEETIPFYLIIIPLILALGYDTIVAVSIIGLGAGIGTMASTINPFSTGIASSIAGIDIKEGFYFRIILYIVSVSVAILYVLVYASKIKSEPNRSIVYAQKEEHYDLFVKDGREGTCMPEFTFRRKMVLVLYGIMILFLMYSIMELKWGMKEMAMLYLGTAILSTFICKISELQMWESFVEGTKDMITAALIIGMARGVMIVADEGMITGTMLDAASRFLYGLPKGMFVVLNQFVQMCIGFVVPSSSGHASLTMSIMAPLADFLDMPRSSVVLAMQTASGLVNLLTPTSGVIMAVLGMARISYGSWFKFVFPIFMIEFVICVLVIMANVYFL